The Daucus carota subsp. sativus chromosome 9, DH1 v3.0, whole genome shotgun sequence genome window below encodes:
- the LOC108201819 gene encoding extensin, with amino-acid sequence MGRIARGSKMRSLIVSLLVVLVSLNLASQTTAKYSYSSPPPPEHSPPPPEHSPPPPYHYKSPPPPKHSPPPPTPVYKYKSPPPPMHSPPTPYHFESPPPPKHSPPPPTPVYKYKSPPPPKHSPAPVHHYKYKSPPPPTPVYKYKSPPPPKHSPAPEHHYKYKSPPPPKHSPAPEHHYKYKSPPPPTPVYKYKSPPPPTPVYKYKSPPPPKHSPAPVHHYKYKSPPPPTPVYKSPPPPEHSPPPPTPVYKYKSPPPPMHSPPPPTPVYKYKSPPPPMHSPPPPVYSPPPPKHHYSYTSPPPPHHY; translated from the coding sequence ATGGGAAGGATTGCTAGAGGCTCCAAAATGAGGTCTCTCATTGTGTCTTTGCTTGTAGTATTGGTGTCCCTCAATTTGGCTTCACAAACCACAGCTAAATACTCTTACTCCTCTCCACCACCTCCCGAGCATTCTCCTCCACCCCCGGAGCATTCTCCTCCTCCGCCTTACCACTACAAATCCCCGCCCCCGCCTAAACATTCTCCACCACCACCTACACCGGTTTACAAGTACAAGTCTCCACCACCTCCTATGCATTCTCCTCCAACGCCTTATCATTTTGAGTCTCCACCTCCGCCAAAACATTCTCCACCACCACCAACACCGGTTTACAAGTATAAATCTCCACCACCACCTAAGCATTCCCCCGCACCAGTGCATCATTATAAGTACAAGTCTCCACCACCACCAACACCGGTTTATAAGTACAAATCTCCACCACCACCTAAGCATTCTCCTGCACCAGAACATCACTATAAGTACAAGTCTCCACCACCACCTAAGCATTCTCCCGCACCAGAACATCACTATAAGTACAAGTCTCCACCACCACCAACACCGGTCTACAAGTATAAATCTCCACCACCTCCAACACCCGTCTACAAGTACAAGTCTCCACCACCACCTAAGCATTCTCCCGCACCAGTACACCATTACAAGTACAAGTCTCCACCACCACCAACTCCAGTTTATAAATCTCCACCACCACCCGAGCATTCCCCACCACCACCAACACCGGTCTACAAATACAAGTCTCCACCACCACCAATGCACTCTCCACCACCACCAACACCAGTTTACAAGTACAAGTCCCCGCCACCACCAATGCACTCTCCTCCACCACCAGTTTACTCTCCACCACCACCCAAACATCACTACTCCTATACTTCACCTCCTCCTCCTCACCACTACTAA